ATTTTTCTACTTGGAATACAAAAAGGAAAgattcttcaaaacattttctgtaTATTAACACGAATCGTCCACAGCTTTGTGCAATCCAAGTGAATTTGCTTTGAGGTCTAGACAAGTGAAATAATAAATCACACATGTGATGTCAGTATGTGATACAAACGGTTCTTTGGTATGTAGTCAGTTCATAACATGTAACACATTGTACTGACATCGAGAGTGTCTGATCCGCTGCCTTGCAATCCAGAGTAATCAGTCACAAGCTTACGATCAGATGTCCGAAAGGTTCAAGAGCAGAGTGAAAGGTCAAAATGGCTGCCAGAAGTcatctattttttatttgattaaacaacATTTGAAGCAGATGTTCAGCAAATGGAATTGGGAAGAAAATGTCTCTCATAACAACAGAACTTGCAGTTCATGCTGGCAGCGTTTTCACAACAAGTGATAGTCAACACAAAACCAGTGGAAAAATGATAAAAGCAAGCTCCATTTATTACATTTAGCACTAAACAAATTGAGATTTTGGGAATTTGTGCTACCGTGTGTTAATAAACATAATGTTTGAACAATTAgacataaaacagtaaaaaaatatttctggtgttttttggttttttttttagaaattgtacTTTAAAGGATTATGGACATAATGTAATCTGGATTACTGATGTGTGCGTCATTGCTCTTTAGAGAGCGCTGTGTTCTCAGTCATTTAAAGTGCTAAAGTCATATTAACTATTGTGGAATAAAAAGGGATATATGCATATTGCCTACATGACTTTTGTTGTAATTTAATCTGACCTTAAAAAAAGACAGGAAAAACCTGGAtatcaataattaattaatccataaataaaataaattaatcaattatttaaatactatCTCTATACttttgtagtatttattaatgttttggattagcttttgttcatatttttccttttaatttacaatttagaCATTCTtagtgattttgtcatttttattattgaattgttTCAGTTTTTATATGTGGCTTTAATTTActtatgttttagttttagtatctcaaattaatatttatctaaaaaattgtatagtttttttttttttttaggtttttagttttcttcatccaatatttatttttattttagctttaacaaaaataatttgttatagttttagttaataataacaatgtcCATTCATGCAAGCAAAAAAAAGGAGATACACAATAATTTTTGTCAGGCTATATGCCCAACAATTCGAGCAGCTGAGTGTTTAGCCATCTCCAAGAAACGGCGAAAGAAGCTATCTACACTTTGCCCTCTATGACTAGCACTGTCTAGTCATTTCTATTCTACCTACttgattttttgttattattatttttataacatatGCACTCTCTATTTGACTTCTATTAGACCcgcttgtgtttttatttaaaaataacaataacacacCCTGCGTGTGTTAGACTAACCGATACTAGTCACAGAACTAACATAATATTGCTCTTCTGCtggtttgattgcttctgttgcctcaatttataagtcgctttggataaaagcatctgctaactgactaaatgtaaatgtaaatattatttttagtaataaCTTGAGCCAATTTAATGTAATGGTGTAATAAAATCTTAAGCAGCcagcctgagaaaaaaaaaatgcagaattgagtttaatttatttaataaacaatgaaTTTTCATTGTTATCAGTACTTTGTCAAATTTGTGACTCCAGAATCAAAGCTAATTTTCACTACAAGTTGACAATGGGCGGCATAGATTCCTCAGTCTCTCTAAATTTTTATGTCACATACAACAGATCCCCAATCTGGAAACATGACTTTTAAATGTGAATCTGCCTGTCCATGTTTTCGCCTGTTAATATAAAGAGAAATAGAGAGCTGATGATGTGTAACGATTTCTTATCTTGGGTTAATTTTACAAGTGACTAGCTTGGCTGCTGTCTGAGCCAGCCTCCAttaatgaaattgtattttctcaACAAGGTTAGTTTAATCCTTTTGTTTATTATTCACTCAGGAGCAtggattaaacatttttaataatcccccccccccctgcatatttcaatttcacatgtCCACATGTGCAGCAGGTCTGTGATTTGTTACTTGGCATGACAAGAACACATGGTTTGATGTCAAACACTATACTCTCAtattatacagtatgtgcatgtaaatgtggcctgtatggaaaaaaaaaaatattaaaagatcaAACACAAATGAAATCATCTCAGAACATTCCCACCAGATAAGTACAAATGTTGAACAAGACTCAAGAAGAAGACTTTACGAGCTTGTAAAAATGTGTTTCTCAAGATTCAGTGAttcttttatacacacacacacacacacacacacacacacacacacacacacacacatatatatatatatatatatatatatatatatatatatatataattcagagAATATTGAATATCCTGTCAAAAAAGAATACAATCAGAGCAAATATCTAAAAGTGtcaaaacactgaaataaaagaCAGACTTCAGCTTGTTACAGCTTTTGAAGCCAATAAAATGGGAGTGTAAACATTGCTTCAACAAACACCGACATCatgaattaatacttttttacCACAGGAGATTACATGGTGAACTTGTTTTCCATGATTTCAGATCAGATCAGAATGGAGTTTTAGGCTGGAACAGCACAAGAACTTTGATCCTCAGGGAACTAATCCAGtgaagaaaaggaggaggaaggaTTGGGGATATGACGTATGTGCTTCACGCCAAGCCAATGCAAGGAATTAAAACCATATTATTTCCAGTGAATGAGTAGACTGCAAAGACAGGCTGTAGAGAGAGGGAttaaaaaagagagtgagaggAAGACAGAAAGAGCACATGAAAACAACAGCTCCTAGGGGGGAAACAGACCATTTGAATGCATGTTTTGTAGTGCACTACAGTCCATGCCCTGAATAAATGCACAACATCATGTGATGCAAAGGTTTATTATAATTCTGTAACAAAGTCAACGATTGGTCGGAAGGAAGAGGACAGGGTTGGAGGGACTGCTTCTGGTGAACTTCATtcacattcaataaataaacataaacatcaCGCTACCAGCGCTCAGTATAGCACAATTCGTATACAACAATTTCACAGGGCTCTCCAGAGCAGGCACAGTCTTCCCACCAGATAGCagtcatgtctctctctctccaccagcTCACTACCAGGCTCTTACGTGGTCTCTCCACACCAATTATTGGAATCAGATACAGGTGTTTGTCATTTGCATTTGACCCACTTAATCCCAACTTTCTCTCACGCTGCAGACCTCGCTGAACCTTGCCTCCCTCAccacatatttattttcttttttgtgtgggtttgtttatgcttaatttaatacattttatgaaattatGCCACTTTGTCTATAAAGTAAaatcaaacatttatatataggtGGTAGGCTGTTGTATCCTTGCCGCCTTTGATAATGTGGCTACACCAGTGGAGTCAGGCTTCACGCATCTTGTTGACAATGGGCGCCATGCCCATGTGCCTTCTAATATCTTTATTCCTGACACAGTACAATCGTGTGAGACTGAGAGACCAACGAAGCATCTTCATCTCCATACCATGGAGGATCTGCTCGTGCTTAGTGGAGGCTGGCCAACATTCGGAACCTTATAGCCCGACTGGGCATATGACAGTTTTGTAGATCTTGCCCTTGAGTTTTATGGGAATTTGGTGGTCACAGAGGACACCTGTAACTTGTTGCCATTTGAGCCTCGACACGTTGATCCATGCACGGGCATCGAAGAGGATGTCACTGTCACTCCTAATGATCGAACCACGATATTTAAATTCAGTAACCTTGTTCAGTGGCTGCCCAGTAACTCTAATTTTTCCATCAATTTCGATGTTGAGGTGCAATCTTTCACTTGACGTTCAAGCCCACAATGGGTTTTGTCAGCATGGAAGATATTGTCAGCGAATAGAACTGACCAGGGCTAAGGCACCTGAATATCCGCTGTGGCCGTGTTCATGAAAAGGATGAACAGAAGCAGGGAGAGGGCAGATCCCTGGTGCACATCGACGCTGATCGGGAATGGTTTGGACAGGCCGGTGGGGCATGTAATGCAAGTGGTATTGCCATAGAGGAACTGAATCCACCATATGTACTCTCCATGCCATCAAATGCCTTATCAAGATTGAGGAAGGCCATGTGAACTGGCTGGTTCTTCTCTATGTGCCTCTCTAGCAATAGCTTGATGGTACAGATTGCATCAGTAGTCCCGCTTCCTCTAACAAATCCACACTGATTGGGGCTAATGGAGACGATCTTTCAGAGATGGGTGTCGATTACATGGTAAATATCTTCATGGCATGGCAAAGCAGGCAAATTGGGCACTAAGTGGTGCATTTGCTGACATCACCTTTGCCTTTCCAGATCAGGACTGTAACACTGGCAGCTCATGCTGAAGGATTGGCACCCTTGTCGATGATCACCCTTCAACATCTCGGTGTCCAAGTAGCTTCCACGCCTCAGCAAGAAAGTCATCAGGTCTCGGGGCCTTTCCGTTTTTCATCTTTTTGATAGCAAGCTTAATCTCAGCAGGGCTGATCAGCAGTACCGGGCCAGAGACAGGGGCAGCACTTGTGATCGGTGGATGAAAGAATTCCTCATTGCATGCCTAGTTGCAGTACTCTTTCAAGTGCTGCAAAATAGTGGGGGGATTGAGGAGgactcattaatattcattaccTGACCAATTTCCAGGGTCAAGTGATGGTGAGAATTTGCAAGTTTGTAGATTTGGCTTGCTCCTTCGGGGGTATCAAGCTGGGCGTAGAGCTCAGCATAGTCCCAGGCTTTTGCGGTAGCCACTATCTTCTTTGCTTTCAACATTAGTCGTTGGTATTCTTGCCAGTTGTTGGCTGCCCGAGAGACACACCACCACCTTCTTTGCCTTTGTGGCTTCTTGAACTTCGTTGGTCCACCATCAGACCTGTTTGTCGATGAATGGTCATCCTGTCTTAGTCATAACAAGGCACTCTCCTGCCGCATCGTGGATCTTCTTGGTCACATTTGCCCAGAGTGTTTGAACAGGCTGGTCATCATCATCATACAAGCCAATAGTCAATCTGAGTCGAACGTCTGCCACTGGTGTAAGTGGCGTGATGGGAGTGACGTTTCTAAAAAATGTGTTGGCAACAACCAGATCGTGGGCCTCTGTGCCATCGAGAATTCAGCCGCCCTCTTTATTTCGAATTAAATAGCCTTGTCCACTGTGTACCTGCTCATACCCATCTCACGAAGCACCGGCATGCCCGTTGAGGTTGCCGACAATCAGGAGATGCTCACTGATGTTGATTGATTGAAGGTGATCATCGACCTGGTGCAAGAATTCCTCCCTTTCAGCATCAGTACACCAGATCTGGGGGCATAGCAGGATCACCGACCTGGTGTTGATCTTAATTAACATGAGGCTATCCGAGATGAAGCGGACCTCAACTACGTTGTCGTGCAGCTTCTTACTGATGAGGATCACCAATCCCTTTTGGCTATTTGTTACTCAATAGTAGTAGAACTTATACCCTTCCCCTATGTCTCTCGCCTTAGCGCATTTTCCCCTTGTTTTTTTGTATGCAGGCGATATCGACGTTTCGAGTTCCCAATTAATCAGCCAGTTAGCGGGTTTTTCCACTAAGCGTGGAGATATTAAGGGTTGCAAATCTGGATGTAGATTACTAAACATGGCATTAAAAGTATAAAAGTCAGTAATTTTATTGGAAagtaacactgtccaacagcaacaatttaaaatttaaagttaCAGCGGTGGCTTGCCTCCCTTCAGTCCATAGACTTACAACAGAGACCCCTTAGTGTGCCGTGACTTTTCTGGGTTGTAATTGAGAATAAATGGGCAAAGTCACATGAGAGGAGGAAATCCATCGCACTATAATTGGATATGATCAGTTATGATTGAATGTGATTGGTTTATGCAATAAATCTTGACTCTTTTTTTCGTGCGACCTCTTGGTCTGAATGAAGAAAAATATGGCGTTATTGAATAATTATAAAGTAAACAACTCCCACTTAGATACCACTACTTTGTGTcacatcaaaataaaacttgaaataGTCTGAAAACGTGATGACTGCATCAGTTTTTAGTAAGCATTCGGCGTGATGAAATGAAAAGATATATCTTTGTGTCTGTGGCAGTGTTTACAGAGCTTTTATGATGAAAACCTGAAATAAGTTGACTATTAAAAAGAACATCAGTTcacaaataaaaagaatattggtaacattttacaattagGTGTCATTTAATGTAACTAACATGAACAAGCAATGAACATTTATTACACTATGTATGaatcttttttaaattagttaataaaaatactctTGTTCATTgctagttcatgttagttcacaatgcataaactaatgttaacaaacacaacttCTGATCTTAATAgcgcattagtaaatgctgaaattgaaatatttactaagattaataaatgctgtagaagtaggCTATTGtttattcttagttcatgttaattaaagtagttaactaatgttaattaatgaaacATTATTGTAGATTGTTTCCAAAATATAGTTAAAATTGTTACTGGCCTTAgttattattttagaataaatatttatatttatgtaatatttatttaaccaggaaaatgTGACAACATTAAGTGCAACAGggacctatacacacacacaaatatatatgggCCTCCCCATTTCAAATCACCACCGCACGCCATATGTTAATATTATACACAGCATGTTGAGCCTGTACGCCTTACAAGAGCCATCTTGTGGTAGGAGTTAATACAACATCATTCAATTAATTGCTGATTTCTATGCCAATAGACCTTAACCAGGAtagccttatttatttttttgacaggaATGGAAATGAGGCTGAGAGGGATAAAGTTATAGTGCATTAAATTTTTTGCATTGTTGTTCAGCATATTCAGCATATATGTATGATTCATTGGGAGCCAGAGGTGTCATCCGAAGGTTGCGGGTTTGATACTTGGTACTGACAGAAAATGTAGGTGGGGGTTCTCTTCTACTCTCAATACCCACAAATGAGGTAATCTTGATCAAGGCATGTACCTAACCCAGGCACTACAGGAAAAATGGCACAGTGTGTGttttcactactcactgctgtgtgtgtgtgtgtgtgtgtgaacttggatgggttaaatgcacgggttaccatacttggcctACATGTCATTTAACATTCAAAGATGTGTTTAAATAACCTATTGAGTGCTAATTCATATACAAATGAATGTGTTCATGGGTAGCTAATGCAATGCTGAAATGCACTAAATTGGTatgatttttgtaaatccagAGTTTGAATGTTGTATAATCTCTAAATTGTTTTGTGTAATTATAGACACTTGACTAGTGAATGGTCTTTGAATGTTTTGtggacattcacacaaagaccacTCACTAGTCAAGTGGCTATAATTACACAGAAAACTGAGATGCcacaaaactggaagactttCTGAATGTATATAAGTGGTGTGCTATTTGAGAGAGGAACATTTAAAAGATGGAAATAAAGAAATAgggaaaatacatatattttgaatcatttaatgctattgtgtgaataatatgcaatcatctgatcaataaaaaaaagtaaatgtaaaagtattttaaaatgtaaatctaattacaagtacttcgTTTTTGGAATTTGATTATTCTTTAACAAGAACACTAACAAGTATCAACCATAGCTCTAACAGGCTTTTTTCTGATTTCAGTAGGCTTTTAAGTTAAATTTGTATCACAAGCCATCAACCAACATCAACATTGTTTCTGTAAAAACTGGAAGACCTTATGTTCAGATTCACATTTGGCACAGGTTTGACCCGCTGCAGTACATCAAATAAACCACTAGATGTCATTAACCCCCAATTATTAGTGTTGTTCAGAGGGCAGGAAATGCCAAACTGAGTTCGCTCCCGTGTTTGCACAGCAGATGGCGTTACACTATCACTAAAACCACTGATCATATAGCATACAAGCGCAAACTATACATCCTGGCTGTCAGTCAACtgcaaggaaaaaaatatttttaaaaatgacaatgctTATTCCTGTCACTTCTACCTTAAAAGCTTCTGGACAAATCTTCACAGTTTACAGCTGATAAATCTTAGCTGCAAAAGATGAGGAGCTGTCCAACCAGCTGTGGTGCTGAAATTCAATGACCTGATTTTTAAACAAtacataaaatgtatcaaatggAAAActgtttgccattttttttttttttttttttaataaaatggctTTTCTCTTATATCTTCTCTTATACATTCTATAGATATATTAGAAATGCTCGTTTTGATTTTCTACACGATCGTCCCTCATCATAATAaaaattttgatcaaacaaattaaACCCATTTTAAACTTGCATGACATGATTACACATCAATTATTCCACTTCAGCTAAACTATGCATTAGGTGTAAGGGGTAGATTACACATTGTGTGCGTAATTTTTCTTTTCGattttttctttctccctttcCGTCGGACTGAAACCTAAaaccatattttgaaatgtaatcaataatacataatacaacCTGTCTGGTTTATTAACATACAACTTTCGAGagtatgtttattaaaacaaatgaaagcgtatggtttctttttcaaaaacaaatggtGATCAGTAAACTTCTCAGTGagtaagtgagagagtgagttCTTACAGAACTACTAAAATAGCACTAGAAGTCATCTTCCTCGCAGTCAGCATATCTGTCGAGCTCGTTGACTTAAGGTTTGTGGTCCTAAGCAGTTACAGAAGCTCGCTCAATATTAGAAAGTTATAaagcacagcacagcacagccTGGCGTTACTGGGTAGTGGCTTGACGTGTTAAATGAGCATAAAAGACCCAGCTGGTCGGGGAACCACTTGAGGGGGTAGCAAACAGTGCGTCACATCCTTGGGAAAAAAAGAAGAGCGATTCCAAAGGAATCAACATGTAAGCGCATCTGCATTGGGTGGCATCAATAAGAAGACAGCTGAGGAGAAATGATGACATCGCGCTACAGGTGAATTCATCTATTCATGCGCATTCGCACTCCGTGCGTCCTGCTACAATGACAGCGTGAAGAAGGAGAAAACCAAGAAGGCGAATGTTTTGACCTGACTTTGAGTTTTTGACTCGGCTCCCTCACCCGAATACGATGAAACAACACTGCCTGACAGCAGTCGCGAGAGAGGAAATGCACGCGCAACGAAGGACTGCAAGGTAAAGCAGGAAAAGTTGGTCCGCGCGCCTAGGCTTCACTATTCAGGGAGTGCTGGACAACCCAATGTGCGCAGACTTTCTGTGGGAGAAAAGCACAGTGTAGTAGAGAGTTAAGAGTCTTTTGCTTGAACTGACCAAAGTGTGGACCATGGCTACGGAGGAATCGGGTGGCTTGGCTCAAACCGCCGCCGTTAAACTATCAGAGATGGGGGAAAGAACTAAACAGTTAGGATCCGCGATCCAGGACCCCGAGCGACAAAGAAGGATTATTCTAGTCATAGTTTGTGTGGCACTTCTTTTAGACAATATGCTTTACATGGTCATCGTGCCAATTGTGCCCGATTATTTAGCGCGCTTAGAGAGCGAATCAGAGCAGGCGCATCATGTAACGGGTAATTCTTCAACCAACAGCACGCAAAACGAGAACTTTGACTTGCAGATCGGCGTGCTTTTCGCCTCAAAAGCCATTTTGCAGCTCATTGTCAATCCTTTGACCGGAACTTTCATAGACCGAGTCGGCTATGACATCCCACTTTTAATTGGACTCAGTATCATGTTCGTCTCGACGTGCATTTTTAGCTTCGCCGAGAACTACGCGACTCTGTTCGTGGCGCGGAGTCTGCAAGGGCTCGGCTCGGCGTTCGCAGACACTTCTGGGATTGCCATGATCGCAGACAAGTTCACGGAGGAGGCAGAGAGAAGCCGCGCGCTGGGCATTGCCCTCGCGTTCATCTCGTTCGGAAGCCTGGCGGCGCCCCCGTTTGGAGGGGTACTGTACGAGTTCGTGGGCAAACGTGTGCCGTTCCTTGTGCTCGCCTGTATATGTTTGGCAGACGGTATACTATGCATGACTGTCCTAAAGCCCTTTTCCAGTAGGACTAGAGAAAATATGCCGGTTGGTACCCCAATTTACAAACTAATGATTGATCCCTACATAGCAGTTGTGGCAGGAGCTTTGACCACATGTAACATCCCTCTTGCCTTCCTGGAGCCCACCATCGCCAATTGGATGGAGGAGACCATGCATTCATCCCAGTGGGAGATTGGGCTCACCTGGCTCCCGGCCTTTTTCCCTCACATATTAGGTGTTTATATCACTGTCAAGCTGGCAGCACAGTATCCACACTTGCAGTGGTTTTATGGGGCGCTTGGCATGGTCATCATTGGTGCCAGCTCTTGCATTGTGCCGGCGTGCAAAACCTTTGAGCAGCTGATAATCCCCCTGTGTGGTATTTGTTTCGGTATTGCACTGGTAGACACAGCTTTATTACCCACGCTCGCTTTTCTCGTAGACGTCCGTCACGTGTCTGTGTACGGTAGTGTGTACGCTATTGCAGACATCTCCTACTGTGTTGCCTACGCTCTGGGTCCCATCGTGGCCGGTAAAATAGTGCACGATCTCGGTTTTGTGCAGCTCAATCTGGGCATGGGTCTGGCGAACGTACTTTACGCACCTGCCTTGCTTCTCCTGCGCAACGTAAGCTTAATGAAACCATCTCACTCTGAGAGAAACATGTTACTGGAGGAGGGAGCCACGGGTCTGTACGACACCATCAGAATGGAAGAACGCCAAAGAAAGAAGCACGGCTACAGTTCATCCGGTAACTGCGTGCCCATCGACGAGAACGGGACATTTGCTGGACAATCAAAGTCCTTCTCTGAAGAAGAGACGTCTGAGCCAGAATACATATAATCTGAGTAGTCCGTTCTAGTTCATATGTTACAATCCTGTTAAAACCTCTGctgaatataaatgtttttcatcCACTCATTTACATGTTACTCATTGTCCCGAGGAAAACTGTTGGTGAACGGCATACAGTCTTACGATTTAATCTATTTACTGAAATGATGAGCTCAATATTTTTTCTCCAATAGAAGAAGTGTAAGAATAAATAATTTCATTGTATAGTATTCCGCTGTATTAAATTGTATTCAGGGATATAAATATGGTGCaaacatattaaatatgaagATGCGTGTGTACGTATTAAATGGGCCTTCGTTGAAGTTATTCCGCCGATTTTGTGCTGTTACaaataatatgcaaaatgtcaccTGACACCTTCTATGAAAAAATGATGGAACTGGTGTGAATCCTGCCTTTTCAGTGTCTGTTTCAAGTATTAAATGTTTAGGGTGTATTTCTGGAATGCATTACTGTATATTATGGGATATAATGGTGTACATATGtgcatataaaatgtacataattaaaagaaaatatgtgAAACGCCGTGTTGTGAGCTTTTTCTGTGACTACTTGCATCTAAACGCTTTAAACAGATACattcacatatttatatttatatatatatatatatacactgaaattTAAATTTCTTTagttttgaatgttatttttcttttaaaaagaagGAAATtagtaattattgatatttataaaatacaaattaatgttCAACGTAATGCAATACCGCGGTAGGCAGAACTTTAGTTTTAGTGCATCAAAGAgccaacaaacaaaaaagaaacgaAATTATTCATAAAACGATATAACGTGCATAAATAGGACATTGTTACAAATATAATTAGGCTACTACATGCATATttataaacatgcataaaacacACGGGAAATGAAATTCTTGTGTAACAGGGTCCTCTGTGGTGGGGAGcaaatatatagcatatatattgAACTGTGcttaaaaaaacttttctttccaCTCCAAAGAAAGATTCATAAATATAAAGCGATTAACCAAAATGGTTAATCTAAAAATGTACACGAGGCAAAAATCGaagctatttatttaaaataagacaaactaTTGCTTATGGTGCAAGAGGGTATAAATAAACCTCTCCACTTTTCGTTTTAATTAAATTATCGAGCGCGTTCGTGTACGGATATTTTTTCTTCTCTGAGACTTGGAAGGGTGCTCATAAATTTTGTTCAAGGACTCGAATTAAAGTATGAGGTGGGCTGGCAGATGCGGCATCGAGCGAATGGAGTTTAGTGGGTGGAGTCTGAGAAAGGTACCGCTCCTTCAGCATCTTTCCTAAGGAGCATCCTAAGGAGCTCCTGACTTGCAATGAATGGGACGCAAGTATGCAGCCTGAAACAAGTTAACGCACAACATTAACGGCACATTCCTCTTAATAAAAAAACGACGGAACTATGAATCTGGATAAATCCTTGGAGACATCGGATTCCACAAAGAGTATGACATTTTGGTGAGTATTTCTTAAGTTTACACAATATGCTTACAGACTTATTAAATAAGGACTTACTAAAAAGTTATAATAGACTTTCTGCTTAATTTGAATTCAAGAGGAAAATAATCTGGATTAGATGTCTTTATAAACTTCTAATTAATATTGTTACAGGTTGGCATGGAATCATAGCTCTGTCTAACTGATGtggctgatgaaaaaaaaaaaaatccaaatagcatttttattttatttttatttttttgtgaagtttTATGTTGAAAACTATTTGCAATGCAAGCTTTCTCTCATACCTGTATGTCTGTTTTAGAAGAAACTGGGAAAATTATCAGTGGATTTTCATCTTTCTTGACTGAACTTCTACCACTCTGAGGATGCCGGTTTTGAAAAGGGAGCAAGCAAGAGATGTGGGAGATCCAAGTGTAAgtaaaaatactattatatatttgcatgtaaaatgtaaacaatgttaTGTTTCTAATAATGATTACAAACAACATTGTTAACCACAGTACTGCATTCAAAACACACATGATCTAGCTTTATGCCATTATAAAGAGATGATCTATATCCAGCCAGGTGAAACACAGggcaaaattatttaaatataatacttaTCTGGGATCATTTGAAGCCTGAAAGATTTACTAAGACTCTATAATTAGACAAGTGACTCATTAACTTAAGAACAAATACCATAAGATCAAGGAAACAAATGCTACTTAAGTAGAAGCTGTCCCTGACACTGAAATTTAAGTTAATAAATCCCACTAAAGCTCTGGTCATGATCTCGATTTAGGGCCTCCCGAAGCTCCCAGTGCCACCCTTGCAGCAAACACTGGACATGTACCTGAAGTGCATGAGTCACCTAATACCAGAGGAGCAGTTCAAAAAGACAAAGGTAATTGTAGAGAAATTTGGAGCACCTGGTGGGATTGGAGAATGTCTTCAGAAAAAGTTACTGGAGAGAAGTGAAAATAAGGCCAATTGGGTAAGGACTGCATTAATTGCTAATACTTTTCTGTAAGCAACTT
This window of the Carassius gibelio isolate Cgi1373 ecotype wild population from Czech Republic chromosome B13, carGib1.2-hapl.c, whole genome shotgun sequence genome carries:
- the slc18a3a gene encoding probable vesicular acetylcholine transporter-A; translation: MATEESGGLAQTAAVKLSEMGERTKQLGSAIQDPERQRRIILVIVCVALLLDNMLYMVIVPIVPDYLARLESESEQAHHVTGNSSTNSTQNENFDLQIGVLFASKAILQLIVNPLTGTFIDRVGYDIPLLIGLSIMFVSTCIFSFAENYATLFVARSLQGLGSAFADTSGIAMIADKFTEEAERSRALGIALAFISFGSLAAPPFGGVLYEFVGKRVPFLVLACICLADGILCMTVLKPFSSRTRENMPVGTPIYKLMIDPYIAVVAGALTTCNIPLAFLEPTIANWMEETMHSSQWEIGLTWLPAFFPHILGVYITVKLAAQYPHLQWFYGALGMVIIGASSCIVPACKTFEQLIIPLCGICFGIALVDTALLPTLAFLVDVRHVSVYGSVYAIADISYCVAYALGPIVAGKIVHDLGFVQLNLGMGLANVLYAPALLLLRNVSLMKPSHSERNMLLEEGATGLYDTIRMEERQRKKHGYSSSGNCVPIDENGTFAGQSKSFSEEETSEPEYI